CAAGCGTAATCTGGGCTGGGCCATAGCCGGGTTGGGGCGTGTTCAGCTGGCCAAAGCCAACTACCCGCAAGCGGCTAATTTAATTGGCCAGGGTCTGACGTTAATCAATCCGCAGCACAATCAGGCACTGCATCGCCAACACCTGGTCTGGTATGCCAGTGCCTTAAGCCATCAGGATCCGGGCCAGGCGATAGCGCAACTGGCGCCTTATTTCGACCCCAAACCAAATGACACTATGGTGGAGGCCGCAAAAGTGCTGGCCTTTGCCTATCAGCAGCAACAAGACTTTACATCGGCATTGCGCTTTCAGACGCACGCAACTGAGCTGCTCCAGCAGCAAACGGAGCAATCGCGACTGACCCGGCTGGAAGCCAAAAAGCGCGACGCTGAATTGCACTTAGAAACGCTTAAAGTGAATCAGCTACAAAGCGGGCTGGATGAACAAAAGCGTCAGAGCAGGCTGCAAAGCGTGGTCCTGGCGGCGGCTATCATAGTGCTGCTGAACTTTTTCCTGATGTTTTATCTGTATCATCTGAAAAAACGTAAAGTGATGGAAAAAGAGGCCGCTGTACTCAACCAGGCACTGACCCTCAAACAACAGCTGCTGGCGGATGTCTCACATGAGCTGCGAACGCCACTGACGGTGCTCAAACTGAATATTGAGGCACTACAACACAACCTGATCACAGACCCCGATGCCACCTACACACTGATGCAAAGTCGTTTGTCTATGTTAAACACTTTGATAGCCGATATTTATGAACTGGCACAGGCAGACACACACAGCCTGCAACTGGACCTGCAAATACGACCGGCCAAAGCCCTGTTTGACGAGTTACTGAATGCCATTAAACCTTTAATCGCACAACATGAGCTGACGCTGAGTACAAAAAACACTCTGTCCGACACACTGGAAGTTGCCTGTGACATAGACCGCATGCACCAGATCTTCAACAACCTGGCACGTAACAGCTGCCACTACACCAATAAGCCCGGACAAGTCAGTGTGACTATTACTCAGCAAGCTGAGCATCTGATCTGTCACTTTGAAGACTCCAGCCCGGGTGTCGGTGATGACGATTTACCGCGCCTCACCGAGCGCCTTTATCGCTGCGATAAATCACGCAGCCGCGATCTGGGCGGTTCAGGCCTGGGGTTGTCGATTTGTCAGAAGCTCACTGAGTTGCATCAGGGGCAGTTATCTTTGTCGCACAGCAAACTGGGCGGCCTGTGCGTGACCCTGACGCTACCACTTGTACAACCCGCACAAGCCGATAACTAAGCTCAGTTACCTTCCCATGCTTTCACTTGGTGCCGTTTTACTTTCATGTAATTACGGCTAATCTAAAAGCATCATCGTCTGAACGCTGGGCGATTCATTCTATTTTTCCAATCGAACCAATTAATTTAACCCATTATACAAATGAATCGATTCGCCTGATAATGGCTTCATCGAAATCAAAGGAGACAAACATTATGCTAAACAATATCGAAGGTCAGACAGTTCCTCAGGTCACATTCCCGGTACGTGAAAACGACGAATGGAAAAATATCAGCACCGATGATCTGTTCAAAGGCAAAACCGTTGTGGTGTTCTCGCTGCCTGGCGCCTTTACACCGACCTGTTCATCAACGCACCTGCCACGTTACAACGAACTGGCTGGCGTATTTAAACAAAATGGGGTTGATGAGATCGTCTGTATCTCTGTCAACGATACCTTTGTGATGAATGCCTGGGCCAAAGATCAGGAAGCAGAAAACGTAACGCTTATCCCGGACGGAAACGGTGAGTTTTCCGAAGGCATGGGCATGTTAGTAGACAAAAAAGAGCTGGGCTTTGGCAAACGCAGCTGGCGTTACTCTATGCTGGTGAAAGACGGCGTGATTGAAAAAATGTTCATTGAGCCGGATGTACCGGGCGACCCGTTTGAAGTATCTGATGCCGATACCATGCTTGAATACATCAACCCGGAGCAGGTAAAACCGCAGCCAGTTTCGATCATCACCAAACCTGGCTGTCCTTTCTGCGCCAAAGCGAAAGCCCTGCTGGACGAACAAGGTCTGGTTTATGAAGAACTGGTGTTAGGCCAGCAAGCCACCCTGACCAGCCTTAAAGCGCTGTCTGGCCGTGAAACTGTGCCGCAGGTATTCATTGGCGGTAAACACATTGGTGGTTCAGACGACCTGGCGACCTACTTCGCGCAGTAACCACACGGACTAAAAAAGTCATCTGTAAAGGGGCTTAACAGCCCCTCAACTCCCTTTGCTCAGAGGTAAAACATGAAACAACTTGAAACTGACGTAGTCGTGATTGGTGCGGGCACAGCCGGGCTCAGCGCCTATCGAAATGCCAAACAATCCACGGATAATGTGTTAATGATCGAAGCCGGTCAGTATGGCACCACTTGCGCGCGTGTCGGCTGCATGCCCAGCAAGTTGTTGATTGCCGCCGCGGAAGCCGCGCACAGCGTAACCGAAGCACCGAAATTTGGGGTTAATACCACAGCGCCAGAAATCGATGGCAAAGCCGTAATGGCGCGGGTGCGCAGCGAGCGAGACCGATTTGTTGGTTTTGTACTGGAAGCCGTAGATAAGCTGCCAGAGCAAGACAGGATCAAGGGTTATGCACGCTTTTTGGATGCCAACCGGGTTCAGATTGACGACCATACGGTGATCACCGCCAAACGCTTTGTTATCGCGACCGGCTCAAGACCGAATATTCCAGGCTTCTTTCAGGCTTTTGGCGAGCGCTTAATCATTAACGATGACGTGTTTGACTGGCAGGACTTACCCGAGTCTGTGGCCGTGTTTGGCCCGGGCGTCATTGGCCTGGAGCTGGGACAAGCACTGCATCGCCTGGGTGTAAAGGTTAAGTTGTTCGGCGTCGGGGGCAACATTGGGCCGCTGACGGATCCGCAAATTCAGGATTATGCCAATACCGTGTTTGGCGAAGAATTTTATGTCGACAGCGATGCCAAAGTCTCTGATATGAAGCAGGTTGGCGACAAAGCACAACTGACCTACATTGACCACGATGGCAAGCCACAGACCGAACAATTTGATTATGTGCTGGCAGCAACGGGCAGAGTGCCAAATGTCGATAAGCTGGGCCTGGAAAACACCGGCATTGAGCTCGATGAGCGCGGTGTGCCGCTGGCCGACCCTCATACCATGCAGTGCGGCGACAGCCATATCTTTATCGCCGGGGATGCCAGCAACCAGATCCCACTGCTGCACGAAGCGGCCGATCAGGGCACCATTGCCGGGCAAAATGCCGGACGTTTCCCGGATGTGCGCAATGGCCTGCGCCGCGCGCCAATAGCTGCGGTATTCAGCGATCCGCAAATTGCGATGGTGGGGGAGAGCTTTAAACAATTGAACGAGCGCTATGGCAAATGTGGCTGCTTTGCCATTGGTGAAGTGAGCTTTGAAAACCAGGGCCGCAGCCGCGTGATGCTAAAAAATAAGGGTTATATGCACCTGTACGCAGAGCAGGGCAGTGGCTTGTTTCTGGGCGCTGAGTTTATCGGGCCTGCCGCTGAGCATATCGCGCATCTGCTGGCCTGGGCCGTGCAAAATAAGATGACGGTGCCTCAGATGCTGGATATGCCTTTCTATCACCCAGTCATTGAAGAGGGGCTGCGTACTGCGCTGAGAAACCTCAATGCCAGACTCAAATTTGGTCCGGATATTGTCCAGCATTGTATGGAATGCGGTCCGGGTGCTTAATTAAACGCCGTCTGCCCGGTAGCCTGAGCTTGCTACCGGGCTTCGACGTTGAGCACGCTCAGGCATCGTAGCGACCCGCTTGCTGGGTTGCGTCGTTGCGCATTTTTTCAAACTTATCAAAAGCATCAGATACTACTTCCTTGTCCGTCGCCGTCAGTGAGATGGTCACGCCACAGCTGGGATTCGCGCAGCAAAATGCCTGCCCCGCCAGCAGTAAGCTGGATTCAAAGTGAATAGGCATGCCACATTCCGGACAGTCAATTTTTGATTTTATACTCATGGCTTAATCCTCGTTTTTACTGGGTAAAGGGGTCAGGTTTTTTGCAAAAATATCGAGTATCGTAGTGATCCCGCGCGGTAAGGGTAACTGGCCTGCTTCGAGCATCACTTCGTAATTGGCGTGCGCCGAGCCCGATTGTTGCTGACTCTGACTGCCTGATTTCGCCAAAGAGCCATGCAGCTCAGTTTCAAATTCGTGGGCTTGCTCAGGCTGGCGAGATTGCGAGCGATTGTGTTTTTGCTCCTGTGAAGTCTGCTTTTTGATTTCTCTGGAACTTTTCACTTCCATGCTGAAAGAGACAGTTAATTTTTCAATGGCCAGTGAATTTATGGGGATCAACGTCATCAGCGGGATGGCAATTTCCATTTCATAGGGAACTTTGCTGACGCTGCCGTCTTTTTCCAACACCGAGCGGGTCAGAGTAAATGTCACCATCACCGGGGTCAGGCGCCCTTCATTGTGACGGTCTTTTTCAAAACAGGTTGATAAAATAAACTGAGTTTGTGCATTGGCTATCATTGCATTGGCATCGGTGGCCGCTTTAAGTGGCGCACCTATCAATGCTTTCATAGGTAAACCGGCAAATTGCGACGCAATATTACTGTTCATACTTTTATCCTTACGCTGAGCGGGTTAGCCCGGAATTTGCGCTCTGAGCGCGCGCTCGTAGCCTTCAACGAGCTTTTTCAGCCCTTCGGGGGGTTCATTGCCAGTAAGCGTGATTTCCAGGGTTGCATTGGCGGTGTTTTCACTTGTTTCTTGCTGGCCCATCAGCTTATTGCGCAGCCCGGCAGGCTTGGCCGTGCTACGGGCAAAGGCGACCATCAGCTGATCTTGCTCATTGTTGCTGATCTCCAGTTCAGCGATAAACTTCACCTCTGAGATCCGCGGAGAAGAAATGGGCACCAGCGCCAGTAACGGCACTTCTGCGCTCACTGTGTCTATGCCGTGTTCAGTGCGGCTGGGAAACTCCATCGCACAGGTTTTTGGCGAGTAACTGGGTGCCTTGCCTTTACCATTGTCTTGCTCATCGAAAAAGCGTTTTACAAAGTCCAGCGTTTCGCCTTCGACCGATTTGGCGGCGTCTTTGACTCCTTTGTGAATGGCCTTCATAAGTGATTGGAATTCGATCATGATGCTCTCTTTTTGTTGTTCCGGTTAATAAAGGGAAGCGCAAGGCTTCCCCGGTTGGGTGCTATTACAGGCGATTACTCTTTTTCGATGATCGGGTCGATGTTCTTCGTAAAGGCATTGATGATCGTCGTTACACCAGTTGGCAGCGGCAGCTGACCTGCGTGGACGTCCACCTCATACTTGGCTTTGTTCGATGCTTCATAGTGTTCACGTTGCTTGGAGCTGGTTTTGCTGCTGTGCGACACAGAGCCATGTACTTCGACCGAGAACAAACCCGCATTGTATTTTGCGGTGATGTCGGCTTTTGCCGCGGTTTCCTGCTCAGACTGCTTTTCATTGTCCTTTGACATTGAGCTCGAAACTTCCATTTCGAAGTGTACTTTCACGTCATCCACTGCCAGAGAGTTCAGCGGGATCAGGGTCAGCAGAGGTAACTTCAGCGTGATATTCGCTTCAGACGTCGTGGTGCCTTTGATCACCGGACGGCTCAGCGTGAACTCAACCATGATTGGCTTGAGCTGGCTTGAACTGCCCTGAGCACCGGCGGTTTTATCAAAGCAGGTACTGAGCATAAACTGTGTTTGCGTACGTGCCATCATGCCATTTGCATCTGTTGCAGCTTTCAGTGGGCCACCGATAAGCGACTTCATAGGTAAGCCACTGAATTGCTGCGCCATAGATACGAGTCCAGACATAAAATTCTCCTCAAAAATTACTCTTAAATTCGCGACATCATGTCGCATGGAATAACGTTTACCTGGTGGTTAACGTCGGAGGTCATAATAGGCGTCGGGCAGCTATAACAATCGGCGCTTTAGGGCAATAATTCGGGGACATCTGGTAACTGTGCAAAGCAGGGTGGCTGACAGGAAAAAGTGGTTACGCACCAGAGAAGGCAGTGATACCATGATCGCCAGTGAGTTTTGTTCCATTATTTATTCCATAAAGGATCACCCGTGATACAAAGAATTGACACCAAACAACGCATGAGCCGCATCGTTAAACACAACGGCACCATCTACTTATGTGGCCAGGTCTGTAAAGATGCAGAGCAGGGCATTAAAGAGCAAACCGCCACTATGCTTGAGAAAGTGGATGAGTTGTTGCTGCAAGCAGGCAGTGATCGTGAGCATATTTTGTCTGCCACAATTTATATTAAAGACATGAAATACTTTAGTGAGATGAACGAAGTATGGGATGCCTGGGTGCCTGAGGGCCACGCACCTGCGCGCGCTTGTGTTGAAGCGGCAATGGCAAGAGACGCGTTACTGGTAGAAATTTCAGTGATTGCAGCTGAAATTAACCCTGCTTAACATGTTACGCCCGGTTAAGTTCTATACCGGGCGGTTTTTATAATACGCGAGGCTATTTTCGCGCTATCTGGAATGGCTCGTTTGTTCTGACGTAAAGCAGGGCAGACTCATCTGCACTAAGCGCTATCTGCACCGGCTCCCCGGCAGCCAGATAACTACCCGGCCGTAACACCCGGTCCTGCTGCGTTTTTGCTTGCAAAAAGTTCAGTGCACCGCGGATCACCACGGCTTTAAACTCGCTGCCGGTGCTGGACAATTGCACTTTGGCATTGGCGGGCAGCTTAACCAATACACCAGTCAGCGGGCCTTGCTGCCATAAATTTGCCAGTTCAACACCTGCGCCCTCGAGCTGCGTTGAAGTGCGCGGGTTTTGCCATGTCAGGTTAGCGTAGTGAAGATTGACAGGCCGCTCGCCATTATCAAACTGCTGTGCAGAAGGCTTAACCAGATAGGGACCCTGATCTATTTCAAGATAGATCATATTTCCCGGCGCACTGGCGGCTGTAATATGATCTTCCCCTGCCGGTTGTGTCCAGTAAGAGCCCGGTGGCATCCACATGGCTTTAGCTGCGGGGTCATCATTGTGCAACAGGCCTTCTATCACAATACCGCGATAAGACACGTTATGAATATGCGGTGGTGACGAAAACCCGGGCTCAAACCTTACCAACATACCAGTCGCGCCAGCTTGAGTTCTGTCTCCCCACAAGTTTGCAGCCTTTGGGCTCTTATCGGCCCGAGCCGGATTCAGATGCCCCCATTCAACTTGATCAGTGCTGACAACAGTCACCTTGCTGCTAATGTTATCAACGCCCTGAGCCTGAAGCATAGGTGAGATTAAGCAAGCCGCGACGAACAAACTACTGAGCACACTGGATCTGATCACAATAAAAACCCTTTTCTGAAACCGACAGAACGAATGCAGATCAGTGTAGATCGATACGTGCAGACAATAAATTGGCTACAGATTGAAAGATTATCAACATTTGATTGATAATTATCCCAGAGCTGCATTGTTCTGCGAGTACTATACGTTTGGTACAGCGGCTAGCCACAAGAGACGCTTCTATCTGGTAACTGCGGCTGTAAGCAGGCCTTATATACTCCCTATGGCGCATTATTGTGATTGGCGACATGGCTGTAAAGGGGGCTTACAGTTCGACATCGAGTACGTCATTCACACAAGCTATGCTCGACGATAAATTGGTGTTCCGATTGCTTATGCAGCTGTTTAACTGAGTATCAAGACAATTTTTCCTTTTACGCGACTACAATGGGCGTTGCTGAACTTCTCTGCACTAAGCTTTGCAATTCAAACAATATTGTTAGCAATCAATCTTATCAACGAACCGTAGATTAAGCTTCAGATCTCGCTGGCTTTTCTACCTTTCAGATTTGGTATTGATTAACTATATGTCCTGCGCCTTTAACCAGGTCATAAATGCCTGTAAACGGGCCAGGCGAGCCGAATTAGGGTCGTACACCAGATAGCGCTTCACCGGATTTGGGTGGGGCAGTTGGAACGGAATAACAAGTTCACCGTTATCGAGCTGACGACGACATAAGTAGGGCACCGCCAGAGTCACGCCATGACCGCTGGCCACTGCGCTGAGTGCCATATCCGTGCTATCTACATAAGTCCAGTGAGGGTGGTCGACATACCCTGTTACCTGCTGCGCCTCAAACCAGCTTGGCCAGTCGTATGCGCCGGGCTGCGCCAAAGATACCAGCCAGGTCGACAGCAGATCGGCCGGTGTCTTAAGTGGTAATGACTGTGTTAGCTTTGCCGAGCATATCGGCAATACCGGTGAAGCACCAAAATACTCACAGGCCAGCGCGCTCGGGGTGTGCTGTTCGACCTGTGTGCCAAAGCGGATCGCCAGGTCAATGCGGGCGTGTTGTAAATCTTCAAAGCTGGCGGATGAGTGCAGGCGAATGCGGATCTGCGGATACAAACTCGCGAATTCCTGCAACCTGGGCATCAGCCACAAGGTATTAAATGCCTGGGTAGAGCTGATGCTGAGCTCTCCCGCCAGCTCCTCCTGACGCAGGCAGTTTATGCCCTGATCTATCCTAGTTAAGGCAGGTCCGGTGTGCTCCAACAAAGTTTCACCTGCACGGGTTAACTGCATATTACGCCCGGCTCTGACAAACAATCGCTGCCCCAGCTGTTGCTCCAGCAAGCGCATTTGCTGGCTAACCGCAGCCTGTGAAATACACAGTTCAGCCGCAGCCAGGCTATAACTCTGGTGTCTTGCCGCACACTCAAAGGTGACCAGCAAATTGATATTTTTAAACACGATTGAGACATTCCGGCTTCATGAAAGCCATATTATAAGCAGAGCTTATAGTACAAGTCGATTTTTATCGTTGGTCTTTAAGCGCCCATATCCGCACTATGAGGTCCGTAAAACAACAACCTAATCAGCGAGATAAGATGCAAGCATTCAAACAACTCCATCAACAAACAACCCCGTTATTACTGGCGAATGTGTGGGACGCGGCCAGTGCCAAAGCAGCGCAGCAAGCAGGGTATCAGGCACTGGGGACTTCCAGCGCAGCGGTGGCCAGCGTACTGGGATACGAGGACGGTGAACAATTGGCTTTTGAGGAGCTACTGTTTATGGTTACTCGGATCAGCAAAGCGACGAACTTGCCCCTGAGTGTTGATATCGAGGCCGGTTACAGTCGCGACCCACAACAAATTGCTCAATTTATTGAACAACTGGCGGAGCTGGGCGTGGTGGGCATTAATTTCGAAGACAGTGTAGTCACCAATGCAACGCGCACTTTGACAGATAGCGATGAATTTGCAGCGCGTTTGAAAGCCGTTCGCCATCACTTAGCAACACAACAGACCAATATGTTTATCAATGTGCGCTGCGATGCTTTTTTATTGGATCTCGACAACGCCCGGGAAGAAGCACTGCACCGGGCCCAACAATATCAGCAAGCGGGCGCCGATGGCTTGTTCCTGCCCTGTATTACCGAACACGCAGACATTCTGGCCATAACAAGCGCCTGTTCACTCCCTTTGAATGTGATGGCAATGCCCGGATTATCAGACGTTAACACGCTTGCCGGCCTTGGGGTTAAACGGATCAGCATGGGCAACTTTGGGTTTGAAAACGCGCATACTCATTTGATTGACATGCTCACTCAGATCCGCTCACAGAGCAGTTTTACCGCCTTATTTGGCTGATCAGCTAAACTGAACTTGCGAAGGCCAGTGCTGCGCCCAGGTGTGGGTCGGGGTTTCTTGTTGTGCTTCCAAAGCCGCGACCAAAAAGTCCAAAAAAACCCGTACTCTGGCAGGCAAATATTCCCGCTTAGGGAAAATGGCGAACACGCCGCCCTCTGGCATGGGTGCCCTGAACGCGGGATAGAGGGATACCAGCGCGCCGCTTTCCAGCCCCGCTTTGGCCAAAAAGTGTGGTAACTGCGCAAACCCCAGGCCATCGGCACATAATTGCGCCATGGCCTCACCATCATCGGTAATATGCGTGCGGTTTAGCTCACAGAGCTGATATTCACCCTGCTCATCTGGCAAAAAAATGGGTTGCAGTTGCTGCGTCTCTTTGATTTTAAAACCAATCCAGGCGTGCTCAGTAAACTCGGCGTAGTTGGCTGGTGTGCCATATTGCTCAAGATAGGCAGGTGAGGCGCACAC
The DNA window shown above is from Pseudoalteromonas viridis and carries:
- a CDS encoding ATP-binding protein, which produces MKNLLALTFAAHLGALWPIASYSADFAAYKQQFPLKGKKSFTEALEEGEALLADPSLTPQQRTFVLHRTALHLVRLDDYNGARLRLDALANHLSAHPDDSMQGKYHWVSGDLALRLGDGQGAQAHFLSASEFFSRTQDWRMLSHAHRMVANALAKDSPNLKALEHVALAKHYAEQDNNIPLHNAAFDTQARIYKLFGQLDRALESRQAQLTWLGQQSQPDQAMMSSTYYGLADIFVDFGDHQAALEAFTQSYRYDEQANDRLYMGQNQIRIAEQHLHLANLDAATQAYEQAKAISESINHKRNLGWAIAGLGRVQLAKANYPQAANLIGQGLTLINPQHNQALHRQHLVWYASALSHQDPGQAIAQLAPYFDPKPNDTMVEAAKVLAFAYQQQQDFTSALRFQTHATELLQQQTEQSRLTRLEAKKRDAELHLETLKVNQLQSGLDEQKRQSRLQSVVLAAAIIVLLNFFLMFYLYHLKKRKVMEKEAAVLNQALTLKQQLLADVSHELRTPLTVLKLNIEALQHNLITDPDATYTLMQSRLSMLNTLIADIYELAQADTHSLQLDLQIRPAKALFDELLNAIKPLIAQHELTLSTKNTLSDTLEVACDIDRMHQIFNNLARNSCHYTNKPGQVSVTITQQAEHLICHFEDSSPGVGDDDLPRLTERLYRCDKSRSRDLGGSGLGLSICQKLTELHQGQLSLSHSKLGGLCVTLTLPLVQPAQADN
- a CDS encoding glutathione peroxidase, yielding MLNNIEGQTVPQVTFPVRENDEWKNISTDDLFKGKTVVVFSLPGAFTPTCSSTHLPRYNELAGVFKQNGVDEIVCISVNDTFVMNAWAKDQEAENVTLIPDGNGEFSEGMGMLVDKKELGFGKRSWRYSMLVKDGVIEKMFIEPDVPGDPFEVSDADTMLEYINPEQVKPQPVSIITKPGCPFCAKAKALLDEQGLVYEELVLGQQATLTSLKALSGRETVPQVFIGGKHIGGSDDLATYFAQ
- a CDS encoding dihydrolipoyl dehydrogenase, coding for MKQLETDVVVIGAGTAGLSAYRNAKQSTDNVLMIEAGQYGTTCARVGCMPSKLLIAAAEAAHSVTEAPKFGVNTTAPEIDGKAVMARVRSERDRFVGFVLEAVDKLPEQDRIKGYARFLDANRVQIDDHTVITAKRFVIATGSRPNIPGFFQAFGERLIINDDVFDWQDLPESVAVFGPGVIGLELGQALHRLGVKVKLFGVGGNIGPLTDPQIQDYANTVFGEEFYVDSDAKVSDMKQVGDKAQLTYIDHDGKPQTEQFDYVLAATGRVPNVDKLGLENTGIELDERGVPLADPHTMQCGDSHIFIAGDASNQIPLLHEAADQGTIAGQNAGRFPDVRNGLRRAPIAAVFSDPQIAMVGESFKQLNERYGKCGCFAIGEVSFENQGRSRVMLKNKGYMHLYAEQGSGLFLGAEFIGPAAEHIAHLLAWAVQNKMTVPQMLDMPFYHPVIEEGLRTALRNLNARLKFGPDIVQHCMECGPGA
- a CDS encoding DUF2589 domain-containing protein — translated: MNSNIASQFAGLPMKALIGAPLKAATDANAMIANAQTQFILSTCFEKDRHNEGRLTPVMVTFTLTRSVLEKDGSVSKVPYEMEIAIPLMTLIPINSLAIEKLTVSFSMEVKSSREIKKQTSQEQKHNRSQSRQPEQAHEFETELHGSLAKSGSQSQQQSGSAHANYEVMLEAGQLPLPRGITTILDIFAKNLTPLPSKNED
- a CDS encoding DUF2589 domain-containing protein — protein: MIEFQSLMKAIHKGVKDAAKSVEGETLDFVKRFFDEQDNGKGKAPSYSPKTCAMEFPSRTEHGIDTVSAEVPLLALVPISSPRISEVKFIAELEISNNEQDQLMVAFARSTAKPAGLRNKLMGQQETSENTANATLEITLTGNEPPEGLKKLVEGYERALRAQIPG
- a CDS encoding DUF2589 domain-containing protein, encoding MSGLVSMAQQFSGLPMKSLIGGPLKAATDANGMMARTQTQFMLSTCFDKTAGAQGSSSQLKPIMVEFTLSRPVIKGTTTSEANITLKLPLLTLIPLNSLAVDDVKVHFEMEVSSSMSKDNEKQSEQETAAKADITAKYNAGLFSVEVHGSVSHSSKTSSKQREHYEASNKAKYEVDVHAGQLPLPTGVTTIINAFTKNIDPIIEKE
- a CDS encoding RidA family protein, translating into MIQRIDTKQRMSRIVKHNGTIYLCGQVCKDAEQGIKEQTATMLEKVDELLLQAGSDREHILSATIYIKDMKYFSEMNEVWDAWVPEGHAPARACVEAAMARDALLVEISVIAAEINPA
- a CDS encoding DUF4437 domain-containing protein — encoded protein: MIRSSVLSSLFVAACLISPMLQAQGVDNISSKVTVVSTDQVEWGHLNPARADKSPKAANLWGDRTQAGATGMLVRFEPGFSSPPHIHNVSYRGIVIEGLLHNDDPAAKAMWMPPGSYWTQPAGEDHITAASAPGNMIYLEIDQGPYLVKPSAQQFDNGERPVNLHYANLTWQNPRTSTQLEGAGVELANLWQQGPLTGVLVKLPANAKVQLSSTGSEFKAVVIRGALNFLQAKTQQDRVLRPGSYLAAGEPVQIALSADESALLYVRTNEPFQIARK
- a CDS encoding LysR substrate-binding domain-containing protein, translated to MFKNINLLVTFECAARHQSYSLAAAELCISQAAVSQQMRLLEQQLGQRLFVRAGRNMQLTRAGETLLEHTGPALTRIDQGINCLRQEELAGELSISSTQAFNTLWLMPRLQEFASLYPQIRIRLHSSASFEDLQHARIDLAIRFGTQVEQHTPSALACEYFGASPVLPICSAKLTQSLPLKTPADLLSTWLVSLAQPGAYDWPSWFEAQQVTGYVDHPHWTYVDSTDMALSAVASGHGVTLAVPYLCRRQLDNGELVIPFQLPHPNPVKRYLVYDPNSARLARLQAFMTWLKAQDI
- a CDS encoding isocitrate lyase/PEP mutase family protein, encoding MQAFKQLHQQTTPLLLANVWDAASAKAAQQAGYQALGTSSAAVASVLGYEDGEQLAFEELLFMVTRISKATNLPLSVDIEAGYSRDPQQIAQFIEQLAELGVVGINFEDSVVTNATRTLTDSDEFAARLKAVRHHLATQQTNMFINVRCDAFLLDLDNAREEALHRAQQYQQAGADGLFLPCITEHADILAITSACSLPLNVMAMPGLSDVNTLAGLGVKRISMGNFGFENAHTHLIDMLTQIRSQSSFTALFG